Proteins from a single region of Candidatus Woesearchaeota archaeon:
- a CDS encoding NAD(P)H-hydrate dehydratase: MNINQLRKLMDRKKTSHKGENGHVLIIGGSEEYVGAVVLAGLAALRSGCDLVTVASPEKVAWAINRYSPDLLTQKIKVAFTVKLAKDMVKQVEKYDAILIGNGITKHADKFCQYFIRKSPKLKVIDADALKGLSFKEFSNSILTPHEKELEQMLINSNKEFLLPKLREANPKEKAEILQGNLRYFLQNDNVLLVKGPTDIIISKNKIAFNRTGNQGMTKAGTGDVLAGICAGFLAKSGDLFKSAVAASYINGYVADILLKNKKGYSFIASDIVEDLGKVLAMDKKVKKP, from the coding sequence ATGAACATTAACCAGCTACGTAAATTAATGGATCGTAAAAAAACTTCTCATAAAGGAGAAAACGGTCACGTTTTAATCATTGGCGGTTCAGAAGAGTACGTCGGAGCAGTTGTTCTTGCTGGTCTTGCAGCGTTGCGTTCTGGATGCGATCTTGTAACCGTTGCTTCACCAGAAAAAGTCGCTTGGGCAATTAATCGTTATTCACCAGATCTACTCACACAAAAAATCAAAGTCGCGTTCACTGTAAAACTTGCAAAAGACATGGTCAAACAAGTTGAAAAATATGATGCAATACTTATTGGTAACGGGATAACCAAACATGCAGATAAGTTCTGTCAATATTTTATCCGTAAATCCCCAAAGTTAAAAGTAATAGACGCAGATGCTCTAAAAGGACTCTCATTTAAAGAATTTAGTAACTCTATTCTTACCCCACATGAAAAGGAACTCGAACAAATGTTGATTAATAGTAACAAAGAGTTTCTTTTACCAAAATTACGTGAAGCAAATCCAAAAGAGAAAGCAGAAATTCTCCAAGGCAACCTTCGTTATTTCTTACAAAACGACAATGTTTTGCTCGTAAAAGGACCAACAGACATTATTATCTCGAAGAACAAAATCGCATTTAATAGAACCGGAAATCAAGGCATGACTAAAGCAGGAACAGGTGATGTGCTTGCAGGTATTTGCGCAGGATTTCTCGCGAAAAGCGGAGATCTTTTCAAAAGCGCAGTTGCCGCATCCTACATTAATGGATATGTTGCGGACATCTTGTTAAAAAACAAAAAAGGATATAGTTTTATTGCCTCTGACATTGTTGAAGACCTAGGAAAAGTTCTCGCAATGGATAAAAAAGTAAAGAAACCGTAA
- a CDS encoding 30S ribosomal protein S17e: MGRIKTTRIKRKTKELLKMHGEKFSADFTQNKLLTNKFTTVQGKKLRNIIAGYMTRLKKREA, translated from the coding sequence ATGGGACGTATTAAAACTACACGTATCAAACGAAAAACCAAAGAACTCCTCAAAATGCACGGAGAAAAATTCTCTGCAGATTTTACTCAAAATAAGCTTCTTACCAACAAATTTACCACGGTACAAGGCAAAAAATTGCGAAATATCATTGCAGGATACATGACTCGCCTTAAAAAACGCGAAGCATAG
- a CDS encoding translation initiation factor IF-2 subunit gamma, which produces MHTQPEINIALVGHVDHGKTTLTERLSGKWTDTHSEELKRGITIRLGYADFDIYLDEENNFYTTKEKSFKTNKPTKHLRKISLVDAPGHESLMATMLSGAAIVDGALLLVAANEKCPQPQTKEHLMALQITGIKNVIVIQNKIDLVSKEEALQNYQEIREFLSNTPFKDAPIIPISARANVNIDMLLEAIQTYIATPTRNTKDLPSMLIARSFDINKPGIKPAQLTGGVLGGTVKQGSFHIGDEVEIAPGYMVEEKNKKIWKPLHTKVVQIFSGGQPVEEIMPGGSMALKTDLDPSIVKSDALTGCLVGKPGKLPPVHYQIALDTFLLERVVGTKEETEVKPLAKQEVLMLNVNSAATVGVVVDPSKKNTTCVLKKPICASVGDRITISRRVGDRFRLIGYGILK; this is translated from the coding sequence ATACATACTCAACCAGAAATAAATATCGCATTAGTAGGTCATGTTGATCACGGAAAAACCACTCTTACCGAACGTCTAAGTGGGAAATGGACAGACACACATTCTGAAGAACTCAAACGCGGTATTACCATTCGTTTAGGCTACGCTGATTTTGATATTTATCTTGACGAAGAAAATAATTTTTACACCACAAAAGAAAAAAGTTTCAAAACCAATAAACCTACTAAACACTTACGCAAAATTTCATTAGTAGATGCGCCCGGTCACGAATCCCTTATGGCAACCATGCTCTCGGGAGCAGCAATTGTTGATGGAGCACTTTTACTTGTCGCTGCAAATGAAAAATGCCCTCAACCTCAAACCAAAGAACATCTCATGGCGCTCCAAATCACGGGAATTAAGAACGTAATTGTTATCCAAAATAAAATTGATCTTGTCAGTAAAGAAGAAGCATTACAAAACTACCAAGAAATCAGAGAATTCCTTTCCAATACGCCTTTTAAAGACGCCCCTATCATCCCTATTTCTGCTCGAGCTAATGTCAATATTGATATGTTACTTGAAGCCATCCAAACCTATATTGCTACACCAACTCGTAATACCAAAGATCTTCCCAGCATGCTCATTGCGAGATCATTTGATATTAACAAACCAGGAATTAAACCTGCCCAGCTCACCGGAGGAGTTCTAGGTGGAACAGTCAAACAAGGAAGTTTTCATATTGGCGATGAAGTAGAAATTGCACCAGGATATATGGTTGAAGAAAAAAACAAAAAAATCTGGAAACCCCTCCATACTAAAGTAGTGCAAATTTTCTCAGGGGGACAACCAGTAGAAGAGATTATGCCTGGTGGAAGTATGGCTCTCAAAACTGATCTTGATCCTTCTATCGTTAAATCAGATGCTCTTACCGGATGCCTTGTAGGAAAGCCAGGAAAACTTCCCCCAGTCCATTATCAAATTGCGTTGGATACATTTTTACTCGAACGCGTTGTTGGAACGAAAGAAGAAACAGAAGTAAAACCCCTCGCCAAACAAGAAGTACTTATGCTTAATGTTAATTCTGCAGCAACCGTGGGCGTTGTTGTTGATCCTTCTAAAAAGAATACAACCTGTGTTCTCAAAAAACCAATTTGCGCAAGTGTTGGCGATCGTATCACTATCTCTCGTCGAGTAGGAGATCGATTTAGATTGATTGGGTACGGAATTTTAAAATAA
- a CDS encoding endonuclease/exonuclease/phosphatase family protein — translation MVRLISYNIEYCEGMEGIWYQYLYFWRIFFPPKKINQEIVEELKKIKPDILTLIEVDTGSFRNHGKDEVRFVEESLHLKSFVERVKYPLQGWLKLFHHVPVLNKQANAIISKYPIISHKYHVLHEGTKRVVIEATLKCPHKVTLLAAHLALGKETRMLQIKELINIVNSIKNPVILMGDFNTFNGEEEIAELLKRTHLSDKIKLDKESIPFTEPAWHPTRRLDYILTSKQINVKRYSVLHFAFSDHLPLMIDFTFKK, via the coding sequence GTGGTTCGATTAATTTCCTATAATATTGAATATTGTGAAGGAATGGAAGGAATATGGTACCAATATCTCTACTTTTGGCGTATTTTCTTTCCTCCAAAAAAAATAAATCAAGAAATAGTTGAAGAACTTAAAAAAATCAAACCAGATATTCTTACTCTTATTGAAGTTGACACTGGGTCTTTTCGAAACCATGGAAAAGATGAAGTTCGGTTTGTTGAGGAAAGTCTTCATCTAAAAAGTTTTGTTGAACGAGTAAAATATCCCTTACAAGGATGGTTGAAATTATTCCACCATGTTCCAGTACTTAACAAACAAGCAAATGCGATCATCTCTAAGTACCCTATAATCAGTCATAAATACCATGTTTTGCATGAAGGCACAAAACGCGTTGTGATTGAAGCAACCCTTAAATGCCCGCATAAAGTGACTCTACTCGCTGCTCACTTAGCCCTTGGAAAAGAAACACGCATGCTCCAAATTAAAGAATTAATCAATATAGTAAACTCAATCAAAAATCCCGTCATCCTAATGGGAGATTTTAATACATTTAACGGAGAAGAAGAGATAGCTGAATTGCTCAAACGAACACATCTGAGTGATAAAATCAAATTAGATAAAGAATCTATACCATTTACTGAACCAGCTTGGCACCCCACACGAAGATTGGATTATATTCTTACATCAAAACAAATCAATGTCAAGAGATATTCCGTTCTTCATTTCGCGTTTTCAGATCATTTGCCACTGATGATCGATTTTACATTTAAAAAATAA
- a CDS encoding TVP38/TMEM64 family protein, whose translation MKTKHRMFVYLLLVFIILINIIPVLIVHSPASFLTLLSTPDLVRNFLITSGGWGIVLFVVLMGVSIILPIPSTPIALAGGYVYGLFFGTLLALVGLVIGSCTIFFLVRRYGKPLLEKLVDAHHIAHFNHIFARRGPAAALISYIIPIFPSDTVTLLLGLTPISFRTFLFILIGGHIPRYLILNGVGDTFQVGFSMYSVLFLAGGAALLFTVIFRRKLKMLFFKELHAFEKTIRYNHKKKRIV comes from the coding sequence GTGAAAACAAAACATCGTATGTTTGTGTATCTGCTCTTAGTCTTTATTATTTTAATAAATATCATTCCTGTTCTGATAGTTCATTCTCCTGCTTCTTTCTTAACCCTTCTCTCAACCCCTGATCTTGTTCGTAATTTCTTGATTACAAGTGGGGGATGGGGTATTGTATTATTTGTTGTGTTAATGGGTGTTTCTATCATTTTACCAATTCCAAGTACGCCTATTGCTCTTGCGGGAGGATATGTTTATGGTCTTTTTTTTGGAACGCTACTAGCTCTTGTTGGTTTGGTAATAGGTTCATGCACAATATTTTTCTTGGTACGGCGGTATGGTAAACCTCTTCTTGAAAAGCTCGTTGATGCGCATCATATTGCTCATTTCAATCATATTTTTGCACGACGCGGTCCTGCGGCTGCGCTTATTTCTTACATTATCCCCATCTTTCCTAGCGACACGGTAACTCTTCTTTTGGGTCTTACACCTATCTCATTTAGGACTTTTTTGTTTATTCTTATCGGGGGACATATTCCTCGTTATTTAATTTTGAATGGTGTTGGTGACACGTTTCAGGTTGGTTTTTCAATGTATTCCGTGTTGTTCTTGGCGGGAGGTGCAGCACTGCTTTTTACAGTTATATTTCGACGTAAACTCAAGATGTTGTTTTTCAAAGAATTACATGCTTTTGAGAAAACTATTCGTTATAACCATAAAAAGAAACGTATTGTTTGA